From Patescibacteria group bacterium, a single genomic window includes:
- a CDS encoding M23 family metallopeptidase, translated as MPKLFRHITLAFLRFLVRLLTGLGKGIALAGRRLYRSLSSSTKIVSGIKGIMVRLYETLRTLRANARVIHPQGKIRILLTHPYTLKVIIAGMILLVIFTNINSRSVAADELGHNSLIYRLISIDARMIVVDASPAALPQAGRTFRDTIERENSTNEGIAGMPLALDTSIGTIVRPNPTETLRGSRPRDSIITYTVQQNDTISGIAYRFTLFARTILWANNLSGTSVIRPGDSLVIPQVDGVIHTVRRGDTLQGIATRYRSTIDKITALNNISQGAKLEPGTLLTVPDGRPPSVSVPAQTRVATRTAPRNVGSARSPSGGLIWPTTGRAITQYFSWRHGGLDIDGNLSSPIYAAESGTVEIAQGGWNGGYGNVIVISHSKSTKTRYGHLSRLYVRPGEQVQRGQIIGMMGSTGRSTGSHLHFEILINGARKNPLSYF; from the coding sequence ATGCCCAAATTATTCCGCCATATTACCCTCGCCTTTCTACGTTTCCTCGTCCGCCTACTCACTGGATTAGGCAAAGGCATCGCGCTTGCGGGAAGACGTCTCTATCGCTCGCTCTCCTCCTCGACGAAAATCGTGTCAGGCATAAAGGGTATCATGGTGCGCCTGTATGAAACCCTCCGTACACTCCGCGCAAACGCGCGCGTAATCCATCCTCAAGGAAAAATACGCATCCTCCTCACCCATCCCTACACCCTTAAGGTAATCATTGCGGGAATGATTCTTCTAGTTATCTTCACAAACATTAACTCGCGCTCCGTCGCTGCTGATGAACTGGGGCACAACAGCCTCATCTACCGCTTGATCTCCATTGATGCCCGCATGATCGTGGTCGACGCGAGCCCTGCAGCGCTCCCTCAAGCAGGCAGAACATTCAGGGATACCATTGAGAGAGAAAATTCCACGAATGAGGGGATCGCGGGCATGCCGTTAGCGCTCGATACGAGTATCGGCACAATAGTGCGCCCAAACCCCACTGAAACCTTGCGCGGAAGCCGCCCGCGCGACAGCATTATCACTTACACGGTACAGCAGAATGATACCATAAGCGGCATTGCCTACCGTTTCACGCTCTTCGCGCGTACGATTCTTTGGGCGAATAATTTAAGCGGCACCTCCGTAATCCGTCCCGGCGACTCTCTGGTCATACCTCAAGTGGACGGCGTGATCCATACGGTAAGGCGCGGTGACACTCTCCAGGGGATTGCGACGAGATACCGCTCAACCATTGATAAAATTACCGCGCTCAATAATATCTCACAAGGAGCAAAACTTGAACCCGGCACGCTCCTCACCGTTCCGGATGGCCGCCCCCCATCCGTAAGCGTCCCTGCGCAAACCCGAGTTGCCACGCGCACTGCACCAAGAAATGTGGGGAGCGCGCGTTCTCCTAGCGGTGGCCTTATCTGGCCCACCACTGGCCGCGCCATAACCCAATATTTCAGCTGGCGCCACGGAGGACTCGATATCGATGGCAACCTTAGTTCCCCGATCTACGCGGCGGAAAGCGGCACGGTAGAAATCGCGCAGGGAGGGTGGAATGGCGGATATGGCAACGTCATCGTCATAAGCCATAGTAAAAGCACAAAGACAAGGTATGGCCACCTTTCCCGCCTCTATGTGCGTCCGGGAGAACAAGTGCAGCGAGGGCAGATCATCGGTATGATGGGGTCCACCGGCCGTTCTACAGGATCCCACCTCCATTTCGAAATCCTTATTAACGGCGCGCGCAAAAATCCGTTAAGCTACTTTTAA